The Streptococcus respiraculi sequence GGGGCACCTTTGCCAATATCCGTATCAAAAATGAACTGGCAAACGGAAGAGTAGGTGGGTTTACTTCCTACAAAGGGGAGATTGTCCCGATTTATGATGCAGCCATGGCCTATCAGGCAGCAAATATCGGAACCTTGATTATCGCTGGAAAAGATTATGGTATGGGTTCAAGCCGTGACTGGGCTGCAAAAGGTTCTGCACTGCTCGGTGTTAAGGCAGTCTTGGCTGAGAGTTTTGAACGCATCCACCGCTCCAACCTCGTCATGATGGGCATTGCACCGCTTCAATTTTTAGAAGGGCAGACAGCAGACACTCTTGGTTTAACCGGCTTGGAACGCTATGATATTCACCTTCCTGAAGCGCCCACTATTCAAGAAATGGTGGACATTGTCGCACATGGAGAGCAAGGAGACATCGCTTTTCAAGCCTTGTTACGCTTTGATGCCGCCGCAGATATTCGTTACTACCAAAACGGCGGTATTCTCCCCATGGTCGTCCGCAAGAAACTGGCTGCATCTCAACCCTAGATAGAAAGGAAAGCCTATGGTAGAAGAAAATGGATTAAAGGATTTAATTGCTTGTCATACCCGTATCAGCTCGATTGTCGATGATCATCTAGCCTATGCAGGCTATGATATCGCAGAATTGATGAACAATCAGGCTACATTTGAAGAGACCATTTTTCTCCTTTGGAACTTGCGACTGCCGACTGCAAGCGAATACCAGAACTTCACAGACGAATTGCGGGCCAACTATGACATCAGCGATGCCGTCGAACAATGTATCCTCATTCAATCGCGCAAGCACCTCCACCCCATGAGTGTCCTACGCTCCACCGTTAGCCTCTTAGGTGTCTACAATGTCAATGCAGAAGAACAGTCGTTTGAGGCCACCTACGAGCAGTCGATTCAGTTAATGGCAAAGATTCCTACGATTATTGCGACCTTTGCTCGCTTGCGAAATGGGCAGACACCAATTGCGCCGCGCAAGGATTTGGGCTTTGCAGAAAATTTCCTCTATATGCTGACAGGAAAAGCACCTTCTGCACTTGAAATCGAAGCCCTTAACAAGGCCTTGATTTTACATGCTGATCACGAACTCAATGCTTCTACCTTTGCAGCCCGTGTCTGTGCTTCAACCCTGTCTGATATTTATTCCTGCGTTACGACCGCTATCGGTACCTTGAAAGGACCGCTCCACGGCGGAGCCAATGAACGCGTCTTTGATATGTTGCAGGAAATCCGCGCCTGTGGCGACACCAAAGCCTATCTCCAACAAAAATTAGATTCGCAGGAGAAAATCATGGGCTTTGGCCACCGCGTCTACAAACGACAAGACCCAAGAGAAAGCTACCTCCGCCAAATGGCCAAGGAATTGACCCAAGGAAGCGAACATGAAATTTGGTACCAGCTCTCTCGGGAAATCGAAGACTACATGAAACACACCAAGGGCTTGATTCCAAATGTCGATTTCTACTCGGCAACAGTCTACCATGTCCTTGGTATTGATAGCTCCATTTTTACACTGATTTTTGCCATGAGTCGGGTGGCCGGCTGGATTGCCCATATTCAGGAACAACAGCGGTTTAACAAACTGATGCGTCCTCGTTCCCGCTACCTCGGACCTGAAAAACTGACCTATGTCCCCCTAGAAAGGAGAAACCATGCCTAATACGATTTCCCTCAAAAATGGCAAGCTCGTCGTACCTGACCACCCTATTATCCCTTATATCGAGGGTGACGGAGTGGGACAAGACATCTGGCGACAAGCACAAGCTATCTTTGACCGTGCAGTGGAAGTAAGCTACCAAGGTCGCCGAAAAGTAAAATGGCGCGAAGTTTTGGCTGGTAAAAAAGCCTATGATACAACAGGACAGTGGCTACCAGAAGAAACCATGACCCGCATTAACGACCACTTGGTGGCGATCAAAGGACCGCTTGAAACACCTATCGGCGGTGGCATCCGTTCACTCAACGTTGCTCTCAGACAGGAGTTGGACCTCTATGCCTGCCTGCGACCGATTCGCTACTTTAAGGGAATCGATAGCCCCCTCAAAGCCCCTGAAAAGACCAATATCACCGTCTTTAGGGAAAATACCGAGGACATCTATGCAGGGATTGAATGGGAGGCAGGAACAATAGAAGCCAAACAGGTCATTGACTTCCTCCAGTCTGACATGCAGGTACAGAAGATTCGCTTTCCAGCAACCAGCAGCATCGGTATCAAGCCGATTTCAATCGAAGGAAGTGAACGGATTGTGCGTGCTGCAATCGACTATGCCCTTGCAAATAAGCTATCTCAGGTGACTCTCGTCCACAAGGGAAATATCCAGAAATTCACCGAAGGAGGCTTTCGCAAATGGGGCTACGAACTAGCCCAGCGCGAATATAGGGCATACTTAGAAAGTGGGCAACTGCAAATCAACGACATCATCGCAGATAATTTCTTCCAGCAAGCCCTGCTTCATCCTGAAACATTTGACGTGGTTGTCTTTACCAACCTTAATGGAGATTATGCAAGCGACGCCCTAGCCGCTCAAGTGGGCGGCATCGGAATTTCACCTGGTGCCAACATCAACTACCAGACGGGACACGCCATTTTTGAAGCTACTCATGGTACCGCACCAGATATTGCAGGGCAAGACAAGGCAAACCCCTGCTCCCTCCTTCTTTCTGGCGCTATGCTCTTTGCCTATATCGGCTGGCAGGAGGTGACCGACCGTATTCAAGGAGCGATTGAAAAGGCCCTAGAAAACCACGAAATGACTGCTGACCTAGCACAAGCGTCTAAGGTAAAAGCCCTCAGCACCAGCCAGTTTGCTGAGCATCTGGTGGCCTATCTCTAACAATGCCTGCCCAGCCTTCATGTCTGACGGATTAAAGTCTTTTTCCTATCCATACCCACATGCCCCTTGCGGGCATTTTTATACAATTTTCCAAAAAGTCTTGACAGTGACGCTACGTCAACTTGTATAATAGGCTTATCTTGCAAGATACATACCACACGAGGAACTAACTATGACTTATTCGATTCGCCAATTGGCAGAATTTTCAGGTGTCAGCACCCGTACACTGCGCTATTATGAAGAGATTGGCCTGCTACTATCTTCTCACAAGAACGACAGTGGCTACCGCTTTTACGGAGATGCAGAAGTTGACATCCTCCAGCAAATTCTTTTTTACAAGGAACGGGGCTTTGAACTTAAGCAAATCAAGACCTTTCTAACCCAAGAAAACTTTGACATCTTGAAGAGCTTAGAAGAGCATTTGGCAGATCTGCATGCAAAAAAACAAGGAATCGAAGCCATGATTGACAGCCTCGAACGCACGATTCAAGCACAGAGAGGAAAAACAACGATGACAACCCACGAAAAATTTCAAGCATTTAAAGACAAACAAATCCAAGAAAATGAAGCAAAATATGGAACTGAACTCCGCAAACGATATGGAGAAGAGACAATAAAAGAAGCCAACCAACGCTTTGCCAAGATGAGCGAAGAAACCTACCAACGCCAGCAAAAATTAGACCAAGAGATTAAAAGCTTGCTCAGTCAGGCTATTGCTGAAAACTGGAAACCAGAAGACGAGGCAAGCCAGCAAATCGTCCAACTCCACAAGGAATGGCTGAAAATCGCAGATAAAAATTACTCTGCTGAAAAGCACATCGGCATCGCTCAACTCTATACAGCTGATGAGCGCTTTACTGCCTACTACGATGCAGAAAGAGAAGGCTGCGCTGCCTTTCTCACAGCCAGCATCAACCACTGGGTAGCTGCTTTGTTGTAAGAACGAAGAGTTTGGGGCAAAGGTCTGATTAAAAAAGTAAAAAACGAACAAAGGAAGAGTTAAACTTTTAAAACTCTCTCTTTGTTCGCTTTTTATATATTTGAGTAAAAGAGACTATATAAAATTATAGAATTTCTAACGTGAAAATCTTTTTGTCCCAAGCCCCTGATTTTAAAAATTACGTTTTGAACTGTTATAGCCATAGCGCTCGACAAAGTCTTCACGGAACTCCAAAAGATTGTCATCCATAATGGCTTGGCGGACATTACGCATCAGTTTCAGCAAGAAGTACAGATTGTGGTAGCTAGTCAAGCGGATACCAAAGGTCTCATCAGCTTTTAGAAGATGACGGAGATAAGCCCGTGTATAGTTACGACAAGTGTAGCAATCACAATCATGATCAAGCGGTGTAAAGTCTTCAGCAAACTGGGCATTTTTTACCACCAAACGCCCCTCACTGGTCATACAGGTCCCGTTTCTTGCAATCCGCGTCGGCAAGACGCAGTCAAACATATCCACCCCGCGAATCACCCCGTCGATCAAGCTATCAGGCGCTCCCACTCCCATGAGGTAACGCGGCTTGTTTTCTGGCAGGAGCGGTGTTGTGAAGTCAAGAACGGCATTCATCTCTTCATGCGACTCCCCAACTGCTAGACCCCCGATAGAATAACCTGGGAAGTCCATGCTGACCAGGTCACGCGCTGACTGGCGACGTAAATCCTCAAAACCAGCCCCCTGCACAATACCAAACAAGCCTTGATCATGCGGACGGCGGTGAGCTTTCAAGCCACGTTCCGCCCAACGACTGGTGCGTTCAATTGATTTTTTAACATAGTCATAAGGCTGGTAGAACTGCGGACACTCATCAAAGCTCATCATAATATCACTACCTAGATTGTTCTGAATCGAAATCGCCTTTTCAGGTGATAGGAACATCTTTGAGCCATTAAGGTGATTTTTAAAGGTTACACCCTCTTCGGTGATGTTTCTGCTATCTGCTAAGGAATAAACTTGGAAACCGCCGCTATCTGTCAAAATCGCCTGATCCCAGTTCATGAATTTATGCAAACCACCTGCACGGGCAATCAGCTCATCTCCCGGACGAAGCCAGAGGTGATAAGTGTTGGACAAGATAATCCCAGAGCCCATTTCTTTCAATTCTTCAGGTGACTGAGTTTTAACCGTTGCCTGCGTTCCAACCGGCATAAACATAGGCGTTGGAAAAGTACCATGCGGCGTAATAATCTCGCCCAAACGTGCACCCGTGTGCTTTTCTTTTTTTATCAATCGATATTGAATCGGTGATGTCATCTTCTACCTCCCACTAGGAAAAACAGTCCTAGGTTTATTTGTCTTGACGAAAGGATTTCTCTTATAGCCAGTTCGTCCCTCTTCTTATCTAGTACGAATAAAAACTGAAAGACGATTATGCTCAATAAAATAAAGCATTTCTGCGAAAAGAAATCGTGCAAGCCTCTCTAGTCTATCAAAAAAAGACTGGCTTGTCACCTCATATTATGCTACACTATAGAAAGGAGGTTTTTATGTTTTCAATTCAACAACTTCGTGCTAAAGCACGCCAAAAACTTGCAGAAACACCAGGGGCTTATCTGATTGCCCTCATTCCCGTTATTATCGGTGTCGTGATTCAAACGATGAATTACGCACAATCAAATAACCTGGCACTTCAACTATTGAACAACCCTACCCCTGATACATCTTATCTTATCAACTCAACAGCCTTTCCGCTCGTCTATGGAATCTTGTCTGATTTAATGGGCTTATCTATCTCGTTTGCCCTCTTTCAAGCCATTTACCACTACCGTGAAAATGTCAGCTTCAAAGACGCCTTTAGCCTGTTTAACCACGGCCGTTTCGGCAGTATCTTTGCTACCTATCTCTTAAAAGAGTTCTTCCTCTTCCTTTGGGCCTTGCTTGCCATTGTCGGATTTTCCATCATGTTGGGTGGTGGTATGATGAGTGCTGTAGCAACTCTTTTGAATCAAGCAACCGAAGATATTATGGTCATAGCAGGTGTCATGATTCTTGTCGGACTCCTCCTTGGAATCGCAGGAATCGCGCTCTTACTTCCACAATACTTTGCCTACTTCCTCGTAGAGCCTCTTTTGTTTGAACAGCTAGCAAATGATACCTACACTGGACCATTTGCGGTCATTAAAGAAAGCCGCCGCTTAATGAAAGGTTATAAAATGAAAGGCTTTGTCCTTGATTTATCTTTCATCGGTTGGCATATTTTAACCATGATTAGTTTCGGCATTGTCGGAATTTATGTCATTCCTTACTACCGTGCTAGCCACATCTACTTCTATCAAGCCGTTCTTGAAGACCGAGCTATGAGAGAAAAGTTCTTCCAAGGTATGATGCAGTCATAATAGAAGAAAACGTATGAAAAAATTTTTTCATGCGTTTTTGTGTTATATAATTGCTCACCCTACTAGTCAATCATGTTTGATTTCAAATACACATCGACCATTTTCTCTGTTGCTTGAATGGAGTCGATATGAGTGCGCTCGTAGGAATGACTGGATTCGATTCCTGCTCCGAGTAGAGCGTGCTTCACATCTGCTCCTGCGTGCATGGCAGCTGAAGCGTCAGAGCCATAGTAGGGATAGATGTCTAACTTGTAGGGAATGGCATGCTCTTTTGCAAGGGCAACTAGATGCTGGCGCAATTCATAGTGGTAAGGGCCTGAGGCATCTTTGACACAGATTGACACCGTGTATTCATCGGTCTGCTGGTCATCTCCCATTGCTCCCATGTCCACCGCCAAGTATTCCACTACCTGTTCAGGCAAGCTGGAATTAGCACCGTAGCCGATTTCTTCGTTATTTGAAAAATAAAAATGTGTCGTATACGGCAGGACAATTCCTTCTTCCTTATAAACCTTGAGCAGATTAATCAAAATAGCTGCGGATACCTTATCATCCAAATGGCGGCTCTTGACAAAACCACTTTCGGTGATAACGGTCCGTGGGTCAAAGGAAATAAAATCGCCCACTTCAATCCCCAAGGCACGTGTTTCGTCGGCAGAAGTCACCTTTTCATCGAGGCGAATTTCCATGTTGGTCTGATTGCGCTCTGCTGTTTTGGCATCGGCATAGACATGGACAGACGTCTGGTGCATGAGAATCGTTCCTGTATAGGTCTTGCCATTTTTAGCGACATGAACCAGGCAGTTCTCTCCTTCAATCGAAGGATAGCCAAAACCACCGATGAGATCCATCTTCAAGCGACCGTCTGGCTTGATCGCCCGCACCATAGCTCCCAATGTATCCAAATGCGCTGTCACGACCCGATGTTTGCTCTCATCTGCTCCTACTACACTCACCATGATACCACCCTTAGCTGTTTTTAGTGTTTGGTAGCCAAAACCTGCAAGCTCAGACTGGATATAGTCCATAATCGCTTTTGTATAGCCCGTTGGTGACGGGGTGTTGGTCAACTTCACAAGATAATCAATTGTATTCATTTACTGCTCCTTTACTTTCTATCTTGTTTCCTTCCTTTATTATACCACGTTTGTCAGCTTTTTCTGTTATAATGAAAGCATGAAAACCTACGAAAAAATTTATATGATTCTCTTGAATGCAAGAGACTATGTTAGCGGGGAAGAATTGGCTCAAATATTAGGGATTTCAAGAACCTCTGTCTGGAAAGGTATCCAGCAGTTAGAAAAACAGGGACTTGTCATCAAAGCTGGAGCCAACCGTGGCTATCGCCTTGAACAAGGTGATTTGTTGCTGCCTAAGGACATCGAAGATAGCCTTCAAATCCCTGTTCATCTAACCAAAAATAGCACTTCGACCCAACTAGATGCCAAGCATGGAATCGAGCGCGGAGATTTGAGCCCAGCCCTTTATCTGGCAAATAGTCAAAGGCAAGCCCAGGGTCGATTTGGCAGAGCCTTTTTTGCGGCTGAAACAGGCGGTATTTACATGACCTTGCGTTTAAGACCTAAAGCCAGCTTTCAAGACTTGAAGCCCTATACTCTCCTTGTTGCGGCAGCCATTGTCAAAGCAATTGACCAGCTTACTGGTATTGCTGTCGAGATCAAATGGGTTAACGACATTTACCTCCATGGTAAGAAAATCGCAGGCATTTTAACGGAGGCTGTTTCTTCTATTGAAGCCCAAGTTGTGACGGACATGATGATTGGGGTAGGCTTGAACTTTCATCTACTTGATTTTCCGTCAGAGCTATCCGAAACCGCAAGCAGTCTCTTTGTGGAGAGTCCTCCTATCACGCGCAACCAGTTGATTACCGAAATCTGGCGTATCTTTTTTACAACCAGCGAGGAAGAATTGTTGGCTTTATATAAAGAAAAATCACTCGTCCTAGGAAAACAAGTGACCTTTTCACAACAACATCAGCACTATTGCGGAGTAGCTTACGCTATTACTGATAGTGGAGCCTTACAAGTCAAACTAGAAGACGGCTCGCTAAAAACCCTCTCAAGTGGGGAAATCAGTCTTTCTTCTTGGTAAGATTTTCAAAGACACGAATCACCTTGCTCACCCGATAGCTAAACCGGAGATTCCGTACGACAAAAAATCCATAAATGGTCGCCCAAAAATATTCACGTGCAAAAAGCGCCTCATTCATCCAGTAGGTCGCAAGGGCTGTGGTAATAGCAAGAAAGATAAATTGTGTTACTCTCATATTTCTAGTATATCAAAAAATCAGCTCCAAGGCTGATTTTTTGTGCCGTTGCTATGAAACCTCACTATTCAACAACTGAGATAAGACGAACTTTTAAAATATTGGAACGAACGGCCAATTCTTCAATAATCTCTACTAGCGAAACATCTTTAGGCAGTTGCAAGGTGAAGATATTACGATAAATCTTCCGTCCTTCTATATTTTGAACATCAAAGAGTACATTGGTCAACTCAATATGGTGTTCTGCAAAGAATTCTGTTAAAAATTCTTTTGTCTCTTGACGATGAATAAAGTGAATTTCTAAGCGTTTAATTTCTGGAGTAGGAATAATGTAGCTGACCAACATTAAGGAAAAGATAACCGCCAAAAAGGCTAGTAGAGCGATACTATAATAGCCCATCCCTAAAGCAATTCCAATACCCGCAACTGTCCAAAGTGAAGCTGCTGTTGTCAAACCGGCTACTCTATGCTTTGTCACTACAATTGTTCCCGCTCCTAAAAAACCAATTCCACTTACAATAGGCGCGAGAAGCCGTACCTGATCGACTTCAATCATTGGCTGGCTCTGCAACTTCTCGTAAAAGACTGCACTCTGAATCAAGGCAATCGTTGTCGCTCCAATGCACACTAACAGGTGAGTTCGAAGACCAGCTGGACGACTCTTACGCTGTCGATCATAGCCAATCAAGCCTGAACATAAAATCGCTAATACTAATCGAATGAATATATCTTGTATGGTCATAGGTTTTTCCTCAGGCTTTCGCCAATCATGAACACATTATCCTTATCCTTTTGCACAATACACATTCTGCCAAAGGGAAGGACTTACCTCAATCCTCCACAATCGTGACCGCATCTGCTAAGAATTGGAAGGCTTCTGGAACTAGGGATTCTTCTTCTGTTGCTTCTGGTACAGCTTCTTTCTGCCCTTTTGCCTTCGCTGAAAATTCTGCTCGAATAGCTAGCCAATCTTCGTGTGCAATGGCTAAAATATGAGGTGAAAAACCTGCCGCCTTACTGAGAATATTGCCAAACATGGCATCTAGGTTTTCCCGTTTCATGGTTTGTTCGGCATTAAAGGCTGATTCAAAGGCAAGAATGGCATGGTGTTCATTGGCCGCAACGGGCTGAGAGCCGACCAACAAGGCCTTGTCTGCCCCTGATAGACTTTCGATAATTTCTCCCCAAGCGTTTTGCAGGCGGGTTAAATTCTCCCGTGCTAGACTTGGATTTTCCATGGCTTCTTGTAAAATAGTTTGAACTCTATTGGTATCTGGACGGTATTTTTTATTGGCTTGCGGTTTGCGTGAAACTGGCTTGACCTCTAATGGTTGTTTACCTAGGCTTGCCAATTGTTGTTGCAGGGATTGAACCTGAGCTCGAAGGGCTTGAAGCTGTTCTTTCAGATTTTCTGGAATAACTGCTTGACCTTGCTTGAACTCTTGGCGCTTATCTTCTGCCAAGCGAATGGTCATCATTTCTGCATAAATCTTCGGCTGAGGACTAGTCTTGATATCTGATAGCGCGCGCGTGACTGTCTCAATCATGGCAAAAATCCGTTCCTGATCCATTTGGAGATTGTCTGCAAAAACCGTGCTGGTATGAGGATTTTCCCCGCCTGTCTGCACAATCAGCAAGTCGCGCAAATAATAGAGAACATCTGTCGTAAAGCGGATCATGCTCTTTCCATTATCAAAAATGGTCTGTAAATGCTGTAAGGCTGTCGGAGCATCCTTTTCACGGAGGCTTTCCATATAGGCGCCGAGGGCCTTGAGACCAATGGAACCTGTAATCTCTTCTGCCACCTCAAGGGTCAAATCGTGGTCTGCACTGAGGCTGAGAGCCTGATCCAAGATAGACAAGGCATCCCGCATGCCACCTTCAGCACGGCGGGCAATCATGGCAAGTGCTTGCTCATCAAAGCCGATTTCTTCTTGACTGAGGATATTGGCCAAGTGGCGCGTGATATCTCCTACCTTAATCGACTTAAACTCAAAGCGTTGTACCCGTGACAAGATAGTCGCTGGAATCTTATGGAGTTCTGTCGTCGCAAGAATAAAGACCACATTTTCGGTCGGCTCTTCCAAGGTTTTCAAGAGGGCGTTAAATGCCCCTGTTGAGAGCATGTGAACCTCATCAATAATGTAGACCTTGTAGCGGGCAAGGCTTGGGGCATAGGTTGATTTATCACGAATATCACGGATTTCGTCGACCCCATTATTTGAAGCTGCATCAATCTCAATCACATCTTCCAAACTGCCTTCCGTAACAGCTTTACAGATGTAACAGTCATTACAAGGTTCGCCGCCTACTTGATTGGGGCAGTTCATGGCCTTGGCAAAGATTTTTGCAGCGGATGTTTTCCCTGTTCCCCGAGGACCAGAAAAGAGATAGGCATGGCTGATTTTTTCTTGTTCAATGGCCTGCTTGAGGGTGGTTGCGACCACTTCTTGCCCGACCATTTCGCCAAAGGTTTGGCTACGGTATTTCCGATAAAGGGCTTGATACATTAGTTTCTCTCTCCAAACATGGCAAAATTCCAATCCGTCCCCTCAACCAACAAGGCAACGAAGCGTTCCAGATATTTTTGATCAATAGCATCGTAATCCGCCACCAAGCGAGAATCAAGGTCAAGAACTCCCAATAGTTGCCCATTTTTTATCATGGGAACGACAATCTCGGACAGGGCAGCCGCATCGCAAGAAATATAGTTGGCATGGGTCCGCACATCGTCTACGATGATGGTTCTTCTTTCTTGGGCAGACTGTCCGCAGACACCCTTTCCAAGTGCGATATGAACACAGGAAACGCCACCTTGAAAAGGCCCTAAAATCAATTCTGTCCCGTCAAAGAGATAATAGCCTGTAAAGACAGAATGAGGAAGAGCCTGATTCAGGAGAGCTGCGCTGTTGGACAGGTTAGCTAAAGCATTACGTTCGCCGTCAAGAAGCCCTGCTAATTGGGCTAAGAGTAATTCATAGGTTGATTTTTTTTCTTGTTCTAACATAGTTCATATTATAGCATAAAAGTGGGCAAAAAGAGGGAACGAGCCTTTCTTTTCGTGCGAAATTCTCTCTCCCTCTCTGTCTGCCTTATTCTTTTTCATCATTTCGCCAATAGGCTGGGCGATTACGCTCATAGGCTGCAATCAAATCCTCATATTGAAGAGTAATACCGATATCATCTAAGCCATTTAAGAGCTTGTATTTCCACTCACTATCAATGTCAAAGTGAAACTCTCCCACTGGTGAGATGATGAGTTGTTTTTCTAGATCAACGGTGATTTCATCCTCTGGGCTCAGCTCTGCCAATTTCTCACGGACACTTCTTGGCTGAACAATGGGCAACATGCCGTTGTTTAATTCGTTATTGTAGTGAATGTCCCCAAAAGACCCAGCAATGACGACCTTAAAGCCATAATCAGCTAGAGCCCAAGCAGCATGCTCCCGAGACGAGCCTGCTCCGAAATTGTCACCTGTCACTAAAATGGTGGCTTTACGGTACTCGTCCCTGTTAAAAACAAAATCAGGATTTTCTGTATAAGCATGGTCCAGATAACGCCAAGCATACATGAGATACTTGCCAAAGCCTTTCTTGTCAATCAGCTTCAAAAACTGCTTGGGTAAAATCTGGTCAGTATCAATATTGTCATTCATGAGAGGAACTGTTGTCCCTGTATA is a genomic window containing:
- a CDS encoding GAF domain-containing protein, with protein sequence MLEQEKKSTYELLLAQLAGLLDGERNALANLSNSAALLNQALPHSVFTGYYLFDGTELILGPFQGGVSCVHIALGKGVCGQSAQERRTIIVDDVRTHANYISCDAAALSEIVVPMIKNGQLLGVLDLDSRLVADYDAIDQKYLERFVALLVEGTDWNFAMFGERN
- the leuD gene encoding 3-isopropylmalate dehydratase small subunit, which codes for MEKITIYTGTTVPLMNDNIDTDQILPKQFLKLIDKKGFGKYLMYAWRYLDHAYTENPDFVFNRDEYRKATILVTGDNFGAGSSREHAAWALADYGFKVVIAGSFGDIHYNNELNNGMLPIVQPRSVREKLAELSPEDEITVDLEKQLIISPVGEFHFDIDSEWKYKLLNGLDDIGITLQYEDLIAAYERNRPAYWRNDEKE